A single region of the Lineus longissimus chromosome 14, tnLinLong1.2, whole genome shotgun sequence genome encodes:
- the LOC135498860 gene encoding transmembrane emp24 domain-containing protein 7-like — MLSLGELLVAFSAFLGTALCTELTFTLPDNAKECFYEVIDKGVKSTIEFQVIMGGNYDVDMELVAPNGQSLYKDQKKQYDSFTWTTDQKGIYKFCFSNEFSTFTHKTVYFDFQVGDEPAIVPDLAKQATAMTQMETSAVAIHEALKVVNDYQTHHRLRESTARGFAEDLNERVQLWSIGESIIILIIGIGQVLVLRSFFTDKKGTVSST; from the exons ATGTTGAGTTTAGGGGAGTTACTTGTTGCGTTTTCAGCGTTTTTAGGGACGGCCCTGTGTACAGAGCTGACGTTTACACTACCCGACAATGCAAAAGAGTGTTTTTACGAAGTTATTGACAAAGGAGTTAAATCCACCATAGAATTTCAG GTCATAATGGGAGGAAACTACGATGTCGACATGGAACTTGTCGCACCCAACGGCCAAAGTCTCTACAAAGACCAGAAGAAGCAATATGACTCGTTCACATGGACCACCGACCAAAAGGGCATCtacaaattttgtttcagcaaCGAATTTAGCACGTTTACGCACAAGACGGTGTATTTTGACTTCCAAGTTGGGGATGAACCAGCCATCGTACCTGACTTGGCAAAGCAAGCGACTGCGATGACACAG ATGGAAACGTCCGCCGTTGCAATCCATGAGGCCCTAAAAGTTGTGAATGACTACCAGACCCATCACAGGCTCCGAGAATCAACAGCACGGGGCTTTGCTGAGGATCTCAATGAACGTGTACAACTTTGGTCCATAGGGGAATCTATTATTATTCTAATTATAGGAATTGGACAAGTTTTAGTTCTTAGAAGCTTTTTTACGGACAAAAAAGGCACAGTGAGCAGTACGTAG
- the LOC135498990 gene encoding uncharacterized protein LOC135498990: MEYLTTVLQKTLKDKIGTSGEPPHDVTDLAKHIGDYFRLHLQGHIPELIFLDPEPIGTAAEGLQIGDETECDFLLNIQVPSETTLVAVEPNPECPGSWLVQKTSDDEGPRDKFMENGPNGNSYFAPLKVSKYLHSKLDHVAKTKNFKENFPKVEGIEQTTGDDDVMLKFKVTFTSIGFNKAKAVKFTGNGPVFSSAEFEMHMYLGMSVGHRRLMAKPHPSHSNMADQAPLLWIQGFAHEERDMLLHADRGCVRQCLRLMKHLGCRRPKQFGPLTPFVYKTLLFYVMEVKKFPEEWREEHLAERFQDLMVKLGDCLKEKRLDEFHQRKKGKKCINVFIPRYEESYLEELGEYVDGVNEKGEQGYIELFQS, encoded by the exons ATGGAGTACCTAACTACAGTACTACAGAAAACGCTGAAGGACAAGATAGGCACTTCCGGTGAACCCCCTCATGACGTCACAGATTTGGCCAAACATATCGGTGATTACTTCCGGCTCCATCTCCAGGGCCACATTCCTGAATTGATCTTCCTCGACCCGGAACCAATAG GTACAGCTGCTGAGGGCCTTCAGATCGGCGACGAAACCGAGTGTGATTTCCTGCTAAACATCCAG GTGCCTTCCGAAACGACCTTAGTTGCCGTAGAACCCAACCCAGAATGCCCCGGGTCCTGGCTTGTTCAGAAAACCTCGGACGACGAGGGCCCGAGAGATAAATTTATGGAAAATGGGCCAAATGGCAACTCCTACTTCGCGCCTTTAAAAGTCTCAAAGTACCTTCATAGCAAATTAGACCATGTTGCAAAAACGAAAAATTTCAAGGAAAACTTCCCGAAGGTTGAAGGAATTGAGCAGACGACGGgggatgatgacgtcatgttgaAGTTCAAGGTCACTTTTACGTCAATCGGGTTTAATAAGGCCAAGGCTGTGAAATTCACCGGGAACGGCCCAGTGTTTTCTTCTGCTGAATTCGAAATGCATATGTATTTGGGTATGAGTGTTGGTCACCGAAGGTTGATGGCGAAGCCACACCCAAGTCATTCCAATATGGCGGATCAGGCCCCTTTGCTATGGATACAGGGCTTTGCACACGAGGAGCGTGACATGCTGCTGCATGCAGATCGAGGCTGCGTCAGGCAATGTTTACGTCTGATGAAACACCTAGGCTGCAGACGACCAAAGCAATTCGGACCTCTGACgccatttgtttacaaaacattgcTCTTCTATGTTATGGAGGTGAAAAAGTTTCCCGAAGAATGGCGCGAGGAGCATTTGGCTGAAAGATTCCAAGATTTGATGGTAAAATTAGGAGACTGTTTGAAAGAGAAAAGACTGGACGAATTCCATCAGAGGAAGAAGGGAAAGAAGTGTATAAATGTCTTCATTCCGAGGTACGAGGAGTCCTATTTGGAGGAACTTGGCGAGTATGTTGACGGGGTCAACGAAAAGGGAGAGCAAGGATATATTGAGTTGTTCCAGTCGTAG